CGCTATACGCTGTTGACGGTTGTGCTGTATGCGGTGGCGATGGTTGTCCCTATCGAATCCCTCTTTTTGCGTTTGGCATTCAGGACTCTGCTCTTGGGTGTGTTCTTGGTCTATTTGTTCCGCCATGATTTGCCGATGAACGAGGTTCCCGGGTTAAGACGTTTCGTGTCCAAGTTTTGAAAGAGCGGTTTTGAGTTTCCGGTATTTTAATAAAAGTAATTATGTCATTTCCCAAATTCGTTGATTCTGTCAAAAGGTTTTTGACTCATTATCTTGATATGAGTCAAGACAGGGAAGAAGAGGCGGCTTCGGTAGAAGCGATTCGCGCAGGAGTGGAGTTTAAGGGTTCTACGATTCTTATTTTGGTATTCGCGATATTTATCGCTTCGTTGGGATTGAATACCAATTCGGCCGCTGTGATTATCGGCGCTATGTTGATTTCACCTCTGATGGGTCCCATCATGGGTATCGGATTGGGGTTAGGTATCAATGACTATGAGTTGATAAAACGTTCTTTTCGGAATTTGGCAGTCGCAACGTTGTTCAGTGTGATAACGTCGACTATTTACTTTTGGGTTTCACCCCTGAATGAGGCCCGAAGTGAATTACTCGCTCGTACTTCGCCGACTATCTACGATGTGTTGATCGCTTTTTTCGGAGGATTGGCGGGTATCGTGGCGATGTCGTCTAAACAAAAAGGAAATGTTTTACCCGGTGTCGCCATCGCCACGGCGTTGATGCCGCCGTTGTGTACGGCGGGATTCGGGTTGGCTACCGGTAATTTCTATTATTTTTTCGGAGCGTTTTATTTGTTTTTCATCAATTCGGTTTTTATTGCGTTCGCAACGACTTTGGGCGTGAAGTTAATGAAATATTCGAAGAAGGAGTTTGTGGACGATGAACGGCGTAAGAAGGTGGAACGAATGGTGTATACCATTTTGATACTGACTATGGCTCCGAGTATTTACCTTACTTACAATATGGTGAAAGAGAACTTTTTCGAGGTCGCAGCATCCCGCTTTGTTTCCCAGAATTTCAATTATGCCGATACTCAGGTTTTAAGTAAAAGTGCCGTGACGGAGCACGGAAAGCACATCATACGCGTCTCTTTGGTAGGAGCCGAAATCCCGAAAGATTCCATAGCTGTGGCACAGGCGAGATTGCCCCAGTATGGATTGGGCGGTGCTATATTGGAGGTTCGTCAAGGGTATGGGCAAAATCAAGCGGATATAAGTACTTTGAGCAGTGCGATGTTTAAAGATATTTATTTGCATAATCAAGAGCAGATAGATCGCCAGCAGAAAACGATAGATTCTTTGGAAAATCTGGCATCGCATTACCAACAATATGATTCTGTGGGGGTGGAAATCGCTCCTGAAATAAAGGTTCTTTTCCCTAATGTGACCGATATTGCCATTTCGAAAACGATTTTCAGCCGTATCGATACGGAGGCGAGAGACACGACAACTCTTGCTGTGGTGCGTCATTCCAAAGTCTTTTCTTTGTCGGAGCAAAAAAGATTCAAGGAGTGGTTACAGGCTCGTTTAGGGACAAAGAAAGTACAACTTGTCATTGAAAAATAAGGGGACAAAATAAATTTCCTTG
The sequence above is drawn from the Barnesiella intestinihominis YIT 11860 genome and encodes:
- a CDS encoding TIGR00341 family protein: MSFPKFVDSVKRFLTHYLDMSQDREEEAASVEAIRAGVEFKGSTILILVFAIFIASLGLNTNSAAVIIGAMLISPLMGPIMGIGLGLGINDYELIKRSFRNLAVATLFSVITSTIYFWVSPLNEARSELLARTSPTIYDVLIAFFGGLAGIVAMSSKQKGNVLPGVAIATALMPPLCTAGFGLATGNFYYFFGAFYLFFINSVFIAFATTLGVKLMKYSKKEFVDDERRKKVERMVYTILILTMAPSIYLTYNMVKENFFEVAASRFVSQNFNYADTQVLSKSAVTEHGKHIIRVSLVGAEIPKDSIAVAQARLPQYGLGGAILEVRQGYGQNQADISTLSSAMFKDIYLHNQEQIDRQQKTIDSLENLASHYQQYDSVGVEIAPEIKVLFPNVTDIAISKTIFSRIDTEARDTTTLAVVRHSKVFSLSEQKRFKEWLQARLGTKKVQLVIEK